In Aegilops tauschii subsp. strangulata cultivar AL8/78 chromosome 3, Aet v6.0, whole genome shotgun sequence, one genomic interval encodes:
- the LOC109739088 gene encoding myb family transcription factor RLI1 isoform X1 produces the protein MNTKKFRPPGDVVGSAALCDPSSPQQLSSSLHQEELENSATSSQQHCAGCRLHEDYTPWSALAQSCLGTDNAAFDCAESLFDYPLGMLLMPIARTHYQYQSSENDRCRPRPQRDAMETTPAQLHKQPLPPPPQQQQERDHGLFSFSNASTTWSRGGEPKTCSFSPLVAAPDTILPAMENQKVPLPGNCMDAPVTPVGDGAARAPAAESSTAPRKTRIRWTQDLHERFVECVNQLGGADRTTPRAIQKLMNSDGITIFHIKSHLQKYRMAKYMLASSSEAKQVEKRAAGDDMQELNLKRYTTL, from the exons ATGAACACCAAGAAGTTCAGGCCGCCCGGCGACGTCGTCGGCTCGGCAGCGCTCTGCGATCCTTCGTCGCCGCAGCAGCTATCGTCGTCGCTCCATCAGGAGGAGCTCGAGAATTCTGCTACTAGTAGCCAGCAGCACTGCGCGGGTTGCAGGCTGCACGAGGACTACACGCCGTGGTCGGCTCTCGCGCAGAGCTGCCTTGGCACAGACAACGCCGCGTTCGACTGCGCCGAGAGCCTGTTCGACTACCCCCTCGGAATGCTCCTGATGCCGATAGCCAGGACGCACTATCAGTATCAGTCGTCGGAGAACGACCGCTGCCGGCCACGGCCGCAGCGGGATGCAATGGAGACAACACCTGCACAACTCCACAAGcagccactgccgccgccgccgcagcagcaGCAAGAGAGGGATCATGGGTTGTTCAGCTTCAGCAACGCTTCCACCACTTGGTCTCGTGGTGGCGAGCCAAAGACATGCTCGTTCTCACCTCTT GTGGCCGCGCCGGACACAATTCTCCCGGCGATGGAGAACCAGAAGGTGCCGCTGCCAGGAAACTGCATGGACGCGCCTGTGACCCCCGTCGGCGACGGCGCCGCCAGGGCGCCAGCTGCTGAATCCAGCACCGCGCCGAGGAAGACGCGGATCCGATGGACGCAGGACCTGCACGAGCGGTTCGTGGAGTGCGTGAACCAGCTCGGTGGCGCCGATA GGACGACACCGAGAGCGATCCAGAAGCTGATGAATTCAGATGGCATTACAATCTTCCATATCAAGAGCCATCTACAG AAATATCGCATGGCGAAGTACATGCTAGCGTCGTCATCCGAAG CAAAACAAGTGGAGAAAAGGGCCGCGGGTGACGACATGCAGGAACTGAACCTAAAAAGGTATACTACTCTATGA
- the LOC109739088 gene encoding myb family transcription factor RLI1 isoform X2, which translates to MNTKKFRPPGDVVGSAALCDPSSPQQLSSSLHQEELENSATSSQQHCAGCRLHEDYTPWSALAQSCLGTDNAAFDCAESLFDYPLGMLLMPIARTHYQYQSSENDRCRPRPQRDAMETTPAQLHKQPLPPPPQQQQERDHGLFSFSNASTTWSRGGEPKTCSFSPLVAAPDTILPAMENQKVPLPGNCMDAPVTPVGDGAARAPAAESSTAPRKTRIRWTQDLHERFVECVNQLGGADRTTPRAIQKLMNSDGITIFHIKSHLQKYRMAKYMLASSSEATGRLLRYRPPLVYTQMPR; encoded by the exons ATGAACACCAAGAAGTTCAGGCCGCCCGGCGACGTCGTCGGCTCGGCAGCGCTCTGCGATCCTTCGTCGCCGCAGCAGCTATCGTCGTCGCTCCATCAGGAGGAGCTCGAGAATTCTGCTACTAGTAGCCAGCAGCACTGCGCGGGTTGCAGGCTGCACGAGGACTACACGCCGTGGTCGGCTCTCGCGCAGAGCTGCCTTGGCACAGACAACGCCGCGTTCGACTGCGCCGAGAGCCTGTTCGACTACCCCCTCGGAATGCTCCTGATGCCGATAGCCAGGACGCACTATCAGTATCAGTCGTCGGAGAACGACCGCTGCCGGCCACGGCCGCAGCGGGATGCAATGGAGACAACACCTGCACAACTCCACAAGcagccactgccgccgccgccgcagcagcaGCAAGAGAGGGATCATGGGTTGTTCAGCTTCAGCAACGCTTCCACCACTTGGTCTCGTGGTGGCGAGCCAAAGACATGCTCGTTCTCACCTCTT GTGGCCGCGCCGGACACAATTCTCCCGGCGATGGAGAACCAGAAGGTGCCGCTGCCAGGAAACTGCATGGACGCGCCTGTGACCCCCGTCGGCGACGGCGCCGCCAGGGCGCCAGCTGCTGAATCCAGCACCGCGCCGAGGAAGACGCGGATCCGATGGACGCAGGACCTGCACGAGCGGTTCGTGGAGTGCGTGAACCAGCTCGGTGGCGCCGATA GGACGACACCGAGAGCGATCCAGAAGCTGATGAATTCAGATGGCATTACAATCTTCCATATCAAGAGCCATCTACAG AAATATCGCATGGCGAAGTACATGCTAGCGTCGTCATCCGAAG CCACTGGCCGCCTCTTGAGATATCGTCCACCACTTGTTTACACTCAGATGCCACGATAA
- the LOC109739088 gene encoding myb family transcription factor RLI1 isoform X3 — MNTKKFRPPGDVVGSAALCDPSSPQQLSSSLHQEELENSATSSQQHCAGCRLHEDYTPWSALAQSCLGTDNAAFDCAESLFDYPLGMLLMPIARTHYQYQSSENDRCRPRPQRDAMETTPAQLHKQPLPPPPQQQQERDHGLFSFSNASTTWSRGGEPKTCSFSPLVAAPDTILPAMENQKVPLPGNCMDAPVTPVGDGAARAPAAESSTAPRKTRIRWTQDLHERFVECVNQLGGADRTTPRAIQKLMNSDGITIFHIKSHLQKYRMAKYMLASSSEGRQKKLALEKRAAGDDMQELNLKSGMHITEALRVQHVMQRRLGKQLKMQRDLQLRIEAQGKVLQKMVEDHLKESRNATEPQEVDDGSPVSGQDDNAFDNLHLPFGDGSNSSDEDVFTSFTP, encoded by the exons ATGAACACCAAGAAGTTCAGGCCGCCCGGCGACGTCGTCGGCTCGGCAGCGCTCTGCGATCCTTCGTCGCCGCAGCAGCTATCGTCGTCGCTCCATCAGGAGGAGCTCGAGAATTCTGCTACTAGTAGCCAGCAGCACTGCGCGGGTTGCAGGCTGCACGAGGACTACACGCCGTGGTCGGCTCTCGCGCAGAGCTGCCTTGGCACAGACAACGCCGCGTTCGACTGCGCCGAGAGCCTGTTCGACTACCCCCTCGGAATGCTCCTGATGCCGATAGCCAGGACGCACTATCAGTATCAGTCGTCGGAGAACGACCGCTGCCGGCCACGGCCGCAGCGGGATGCAATGGAGACAACACCTGCACAACTCCACAAGcagccactgccgccgccgccgcagcagcaGCAAGAGAGGGATCATGGGTTGTTCAGCTTCAGCAACGCTTCCACCACTTGGTCTCGTGGTGGCGAGCCAAAGACATGCTCGTTCTCACCTCTT GTGGCCGCGCCGGACACAATTCTCCCGGCGATGGAGAACCAGAAGGTGCCGCTGCCAGGAAACTGCATGGACGCGCCTGTGACCCCCGTCGGCGACGGCGCCGCCAGGGCGCCAGCTGCTGAATCCAGCACCGCGCCGAGGAAGACGCGGATCCGATGGACGCAGGACCTGCACGAGCGGTTCGTGGAGTGCGTGAACCAGCTCGGTGGCGCCGATA GGACGACACCGAGAGCGATCCAGAAGCTGATGAATTCAGATGGCATTACAATCTTCCATATCAAGAGCCATCTACAG AAATATCGCATGGCGAAGTACATGCTAGCGTCGTCATCCGAAGGTAGACAAAAAAAACTTGCTT TGGAGAAAAGGGCCGCGGGTGACGACATGCAGGAACTGAACCTAAAAAG TGGAATGCACATCACAGAAGCGCTACGCGTTCAACACGTCATGCAGAGACGCCTCGGCAAGCAGCTTAAG ATGCAGCGAGATCTGCAGCTGAGGATAGAGGCGCAGGGCAAGGTACTCCAGAAAATGGTGGAAGATCATCTCAAGGAGAGCAGGAATGCAACGGAGCCACAGGAGGTGGACGATGGCTCCCCGGTGAGTGGCCAAGATGACAACGCGTTCGACAACCTGCACCTCCCGTTCGGCGATGGCAGCAACTCCTCTGACGAAGATGTGTTCACGTCTTTTACTCCTTGA
- the LOC109739091 gene encoding uncharacterized protein: protein MATIAFRLLSRRTLTSAIGKAAEHLPQGRWSWRSYLLGFDDTAMAEAKRRLGHASYMKLLEKEQAAVDRTLGRLVFGSAVVSVGLLLAKIYPPPPASGHTITPTSDGV from the exons ATGGCGACGATCGCGTTCCGACTCCTCTCTCGCCGGACTCTCACCAGCGCCATAGGCAAGGCCGCCGAGCACCTTCCTCAG GGTCGTTGGTCGTGGCGGTCCTATCTGCTTGGCTTCGACGACACGGCGATGGCCGAGGCCAAAAGGCGGTTAGGCCACGCGTCGTACATGAA GCTGCTGGAGAAAGAGCAGGCAGCTGTCGACCGGACCCTCGGCCGCTTGGTTTTTGGGTCGGCCGTGGTTTCCGTCGGATTGCTCCTTGCCAAGATTTATCCACCTCCCCCAGCAAGCGGACATACAATTACCCCTACTTCAGACGGGGTGTAG